The Tachysurus fulvidraco isolate hzauxx_2018 chromosome 4, HZAU_PFXX_2.0, whole genome shotgun sequence DNA window accatggagaaacatacagtaaaacTATTGATGCATTTTAGCACACGTGACAAAATTTTATGTCAGATTATATAAAATGCCATTTTTTCAAGTCTTGTTTTAAACTCTGTGTGAACTGAAAAACCTAAACTGGGAAACTAgtaatattgtattttatgcAAATTCCAGTAATAAAATGGTTTAGATTCCACACATTATCAAAATGCAGCATATAACCTTCCATGATTATTGCTTTCATAAAGCATGGTttcaaaaaaaacccaaaaaaacaacaaatcctgATGGGTTCCAAATAAACTTAGCAAAGAACATATACAGATACTGGATAAAAGAGGTCgcttataaacaaaacaaaacaaaacaaaacaaaaactgtgcATACTGGACATTTCAAAAGTCAAGTTGTTtcaaagtgctttttttttctctccaaacaACACAATGTGTAATGGGAATAATTCTGCATCTAAGTACCTTCATCACATGATAAAAACCAATGCTACATGTTCAAATCTATCCAACAACCACAATACTGGTTATTCAGTAAGTTACTGCTACAATGGCACCATAAAACAGCAACTACTGAAAAGAGCACCCAAGCTGAGGCAAAAACAATAGAATTCACATTTCACAATGTCAATTCAGAGTGTTTACTACACACGTCATTTTCAGTTTGACACAGTAATATTGCAGTAAACAGGCTTGGACCagaaattaaatacaaactgatgcaaaaaaaaaaaaaagaagaaaaaaaaaagaaaaagaaaaaagaaagaaaaaagtaaaacattcagaataaatAGTCACATCTTCTATGCACTAATTCCATCTCTTTGTATAAAACCAGCTTTTAAAACATCTTTTGTGAGCAccatctcttaaaaaaaaagaagaaaaaacatgtaGACACCAGATCTCACAGTTAAAAACTGACGAATGTAGTCAGCATTATTTTTTGAAAAGCTGAGATGTAGAgctatatgtttataaaaaaaaaagcatgtgttaAAAACAGAGAGATCTGATTGAGGTAAGGCATTAGCTAAAAGTGGCATGGCCACGGTCATGTCCAGCAGTTATAAGGCCCAGTAACATGAGTAAGAGCATAAGGGGATGATGTGATGACGTTGTCCCGAGTAGCTGTTAGTGATTGGCGAGTAGGGACCTTTAGCTCCTCCATCTCATCTTGCCAaacatcttcctcttcaccttCTAAATCTCTCATAACTGCCTTTGACTTTCCAACATTTGAAGCTTCAGCTCCCAGTCTCTCTGcctgctcttctctctccctggCTTTTTCAGCCATCTTGGCCTCCCACTGGAGCAAGCCATGGCCTGGTGTGTTGAGGCTCTTGTGTTGGTAGAAGACGAGAGAGATGCGAGTGGGGTGGCTGCGATTAGGGCGCACAACGGGAGTGGTGGCGTGAAGCTCATGCCGAGCACATTCGATGAGTATAGAGCCATGGGACGGGGCCACGGCGACCCCACCGATATCCCCATCCAGGAAGTTGTGTTCGCTGTCTGACCACACCTCCTCAGCTTTAACCTCTTCTGGAGTCAGGGGTCGTAAGGTTGTGGGTGGACCATGGTGGTAGTTGTTATCGAGGCTCGGTTGTACTTGGTTCAGTCGACTGTGGAGACCATCGGCCTGGGCTGGGGAAAGCAATCTCGGAGAAGCGCCACCCTGGAAGCAGTGCACCTCCTTGGGTTCTGTCTTTACAGGAAAATGGTAGTCACTAAAACCTATGGACTTGGTGTCTAAGGAGCCGTGTGTATGCTGCTGGTTTTTGTAGGGCTTCTGTGTGACGTACTGGGGAGGGGCAGGTAGGTTGCAGTTAGAGTAGGGAGAAAGTGCTGCAGTGTGTTCACTAGGGCCCACTTGTGGAGTACAGTCTGTGCTGCTGTAAACGCTGGATGATGAGATTAAATTTAAAAAGCTCATCCCTTTTTCTGGAGTCACTTTCATTGGTGGACAGTAATTCTCAGGCTCCATCTTAAAATGTGGTGAAGTGCTTTTAAAACCTACGACATAAAACACAGATAATCAAtaagaatgtaaatgtatgtacagtataagaacAATGGactcaagttaatatgtaaggcataacagaatggcacaatcatcaaacaaaacataacaaaaaataaaataaagaatagttcttaatattgtgtttagcatcaatgatggaatgcagtcttttgtaataattgtgcatgaggtcctAATTCTCTCAGGAGGTATAGCTACACGATCTTCTTGGCAAAATGTCTCCAGTTCCTGTAAATTTttggttgtcttgcacaaactgcacatttgagatctccccaaagtggctcaatgatattgaggtcaggagactgtaATGGCcactccagaaccttcacctttttctgctgtagccattggagggtCAACCGTaacttgtgctttggatcattgtcatgttggatcATCCAAGAGCGTCCCATGTGCTTGCTGTAGAATTATTGGCAAATTGACTGCCAGTATTCTccgataacatgctgcattcatcttgccatcaaaTTTTACTAACTCCCCTGTGCAACTGAagctcacacagccccaaaaaataagagatccaccaccatgctttacagtggggatggtgtacttttcacAGTAGGCCTTGTTGGCTCCTTTCAATGCACAGTGTTTATGGTCgtgaatataaagtaaaattttggtctcatcactccaaatgACTCCAAAAAGCTGTAAGGCTTGTCTAGATGCTGCCTGGTGTACTGAAAACGGGCCTTTCTGTGGCATGGGCACAGTAACggctttctcctggcaactcgaccatgcaggtcatttaTGTTTGATTACCTCCTTATCGTGCTCCCTAAAACAAcaccacttttttccagagcagcctgtatgTCTCTCGAggttgtttgtgggtttttctttgtatCCTGAACAATTCTTCTAGGCAGTagtgggtgaaatctttcttggtctaCCTGACTGTGGCCTAGTATCTACATCGGTaacctcttattttccacctctttatcagagtttgaacagcactgactggcattttcaagtgttgagatatctttttatatcattttaatgctttataaagttcaactacCTCATAATGCAGGACCATTGGGAGTTCTTTTGCCATGGTGCAGTACTCACTGACTATTAATGCACAGgcactaattacaattacaatgagtcacaggtgtggaaaTGTACCTTTAATAGCcattaaacctctgtgtgtcagcctgtgtgtttataataatgtttgtggCCAAATATTCagggttgtttaggtgatttcagttatcattaggttttaaaaaggagtcaaacaactaCGTGAAAATTAATGACTTCACGTGACCACTATCcttaagtaataaaaaaaatcttttgcattATCAatcatattttacaaataaatgacaatgtttaacaatttatttcagggtatgcaaacttttgagcacaactgtatttacagttatatacaaaGACAACCAAATATGTGATTAATGATATTATATTCTACATATATTTGTGGGTATATTTATAAGAATACAGGTGACAGATACTCTGAGTAGGcagaacaaacattttatttggcaTGCAAATCTTTCCCcacaaaaacactttattatttgTGTGGATATCAAAATCTGTTGCCAACAGAATTAATGATATTGAAAGTGTATTCTCACTTTCCATTTTCTCAGGAAACTGAGGTTGAGGTCACATTTCACCTAGTTCAAGTCtgacataaatacattttacacatgCCTTTTTCCTCTTCAGTGAATTAACTTTTTAAGTTTTGTTCACATTTCTCTGCATTATGAAGCCAGGAGctataaacacaacatcaaAATTGAGAGTGTCACACAAACAACCAGCAGAAGGTCTCATGGATAGAGCCTAATAGAATATCACTATCAATATGACAGTACCTTTGAGGGGCTCGTTCTTCTTCTTTGCTTGGATGACCTGCTTCTTTTCCTGGCggctttgtttctctctctctctcttggctTCCAGTCTTCTCTTGCGTGCAGACTTGACAGGCTCAGACAGCATACGTACTTCTCTTGGGAAAGAAGAAAGCACCTGCAGGGCTCCAGTCTCCATCTTAGCTGTCTGGCCCTCCACCTGCCCGAACTCATCAGTCTCTGAGATCTTATAGAGAGGCAGAACATGAAGTTGCTCGTCCTCTGGAATGTTTCTCACTGCACGGTTATCCTCCTTAGTTAAAGTGCACACCTGCAGGTAGTAATAATAGAGCAAAATGTTTATTGTCCTGGATCAACAGGTTCTTTGGTTATATCATACAGAAAAAGTACGTCTTTACTTCTGAAAAAATCCATATTTAATATTGGGGTCAGTTGGCATTTCATAGTTTCTTAGTGTATTCTCAATATCCACAACAAATTTCAGAAGGATATTTAGTAGTTACATCACATTCAGACAGTTACAATGTGCCTCAAACAAAGCGATAATGAGTGAgaatatttttgcttaatttcaAACTCgcacaaaaaaaattgtacgcaagtgagaaaaatatttaaatatgaaatttcGCATCTATATTACAACCTTGCTACAAGTTTTTACCTCAGCTCTGAATATAGAACATAAAAGTGTGTGATGCTCACCACAGTACTCCCATTTgtcatgttttgtgtgtctctATGAGCATGagcacaaaaatccacacacgCCGTCACACCAGAGAATGGACGACCCTCTGTTGTGCCCAAGCGACAGTCTTGCCCCAACTTTTCCTGCCCCACCTGAAAAGACACAAATCAACTCAACTTTTGTGTTTCGCAGCCATGATTTCAGCAGAAATTCAGTGAATTATTCAACAGAATGTGGAGAAATGGATTGATTCTTGCACTAATATTCAATCAGCAGCTGCAGAGCTCAATTTTGCCCTTTCGCTCAGAGATGCTCAATAAAATTTTAGTGTTTTCactctttcacttttttctaTGAGTTAAGAATACAATGTAAATATTTGACTGCCATTATGCTCATACCTGGTTTTGATAAGCCTCAGGTGCAAGTCTCTTATACACAGGAGCCACATCTGTTGCCAGATTTTGTAGATTGTTTTCAAGCCTCCCCTCCTgttgaaaaaaagaaactgataTAAAGATTTCATGCTCTAACCGTAGCCCCTTTTACTATTAGCTATTAGGGCACAGGGTGTCCTAACTTTTCCTCAGCTGAAATACTCATTTTTGtcgatttcttttttgtttcatgCAATTAGATTTAtaggtacaaattaaaacaagctCTTGAAACAATTAACGCTAAAGAACTGAATAATCAATGGGGTATTTTTTCTGAAAACATATTGTATCACTTTTAACCAGCAGCGTTTGAGCACTATCACATGCCCAAGTGTTCTGTACAGTGTAATAAGCTCAGTATAACAGAAGAATTTTCCATTTTACTTATATacacattcaaataaataaacattgctGTTACTCTCATTTTCTGAGAATGCACACATTGGAAAACAGATTATATAAAGATTTCATACATATACAAATGCTGAGGATTTTTATGGTTCAGAAGTAACATTTACAAATTCTATCACTGCTGTCATGTTTCCTCTTCAGTAATTGATCCATGTCATAGAAACCAGAATTGCTAAAAGAAAAAGACCCTGCTATGAGTTTTCATTGTCAGTCTTATAGTAAGACACGGTATGCACTGAAAGATATAACTCATGATGTTTTGTTCATGTCATACATATATAACCATAATACCTTTATTACTCTTACCTCCTCGGGGTAGTCACCCTGCAGACGGAACTTTCTGGGCACTTTACTGCGTGCAAACTTGCAACCATTATAGTACATGCTCCACGAGCAGCCAAAAGAAAATGAGGCCCCACAGGTCTCTGGGTCCAGACCTTGGCAAGCACAGGTACGACTGAGaaggaaggggaaaaaacattagTCATATAGTTATACTTTTTCCTTAACAAAGTAATAACTAGCCGCTTTCATTCATCAGTGTTAATTAACCTCCTGTGTGTGGATTATGTGTGGATATGAATATGAATCATGGGCATTTTCTGCAAGTTCTGACTCACTCTTCATTGAGGGCACAGCGTCGGCTAGTGGGCGAACCGTATTTGTAGAGAGTGTTGGTGAGATCCTGGTACAGTCTGTCAGCCATGCTGCGTGGGATGCCCTCCCAGGCTAAGATGAGGATGACCACAACTGCATTCTGGCAGCAGTGACCCGCGCGCTGACGCACCAGGCACAGCAGCTTCTCCTCTTCACTGCCCCGACGGATAACCTGATAGGCAAATCCAGCATTGGTAAATTTTACCATGGGTGATACATCAATACTCTTTCCACTCAAATCCACTCCTACCAGTTTATATAACAGAGTCATACCAGCTCATACTGTGACACCTCCACAACAGCAGAGGACTCCCTCCTTTAAGTACAGAGGAAGTACACTAAGTACACACTGTTCCTGTTTACACATTGCAACTTATTTCTGATATCATTATTAAGTAAGCAGAGTCACTGATTCATTTATGCCATTTCAGAGTATGACATTTGTTTTGTGCTTAAACAATTTATATTGTGCTTATATTCTGAATTATGGCTCTGAGTTCTGAATGTGTTTGAATTATTGTTTTGGATTTTCTAAAACCCAGCACATGAAGCTTAACCTTCACCAAAATTCTCTGTTCTCACCAACAAGTAAATACGTACGCCTTATTTATTCTCAAATTGCACAAGCTTAGCCTGCACTAGATTGTTAATGTATGATCCACAACGTACGtacctacagtatgtatacagGTGCAActgctatataaatatatagcatTTAATAGTTATCTAAAATTGAAGCTCAAAATAACTGAAAGCAGATACAGTGTTATTAGTTCAACTACATACAGTTGATACAATTAACGAaactaaaaacagaaataaacaaacgtaatgtaataaaataaataaatagtttaaaaaaagcaataagtaaactacaatgaaataaataatactttaaacaatacaaagaaactataaaaatatataatcaaattattatcattaatcattattgcgaatatagaataataaaaaataactcaaACAGTATAAGATTATAAGAACCAATTTTTTTAGGGATATATGAAGCttgataaacatttaaaggAAATGTGTTTCAGATCACTTATGCATTAAAAAGGGCAGACTGCAGAGATGTATGTAGGTGCAGTAGTCAGTTTTATAGTCATTGGAAGCCAGCAACCAGCGGAGTGATGCAAAAACTGGTCTTTTTGTTTTCTACTACATGTTAATATTCTTGCTGCTTCATTTTGCAAGTTGTGGTTTGTTTGGTATAGCTATAGGAAGCCCTGGAAGCAATGCAGTGCAATAGTCAAGGTTGTAACTCACCTGTTGCTACACACAATTTGTCAGCTCCTCTATCAGTGAAAACAGGCCATATGTTAGGGTGAAACTGACACTGCATTGGCATGGTACTGTGTGCGGTACTGCTATAACTGGGATTTCTCTGTCACTGCTAGGTTGACAACAGTCCATAAAGCAAAATATCTAACCAGCAATGAAActgaacagagagaaaagacacTAATTCCTACCTAGATCGGGCTGTAACCTGCCTGCAATGTTTACTGACTGCTAGACTATAGCGGTTCATCGTCCACTGTTATTTGAGTAAAAGACCATTCTCAGTGCTGGCACAGTCATGTAGTGTATGTTTCAGTCACAGGAggcgtatatatacacacatgcagtaGTTAAGAGACTATAATTCATCAATTtttgtttcagttgtttttCACTCCTTCTTGATGAGTAGTTGCAGTCTGTCATCtgtgatttacatttaaacatgttgTAAACTGAAGTAAGTAACTAAACAAAGTAAATAATTCTAaggcatatatacagtacatacagtataatcacaTTTGGGGTGTTGGTGAAAAGGCTAAATAACTGTTCAATTTAGAAAAACATTTCGCCACAGCAGATTTTAGGGCATaacatgtaaaaacaaaacaaaaaaaacaacatactacatactacactgCACCTACATACACCAACAAGAACAATTTAATCCTTTAATCTGCgaaaaaatggaataaaacttATTTTCCACAGATCACTTACCCACTTGGCTATTGGACAACCCTGTGAGCTCCGCCCTTCTCTTCCTGTATATACCACAACTTCTAAGCGCACAGCTTTGCCTTTCTCCCCATACctagaaggtaaaaaaaaaaaatgtggttttTGAAAAGGGATCCATTACACATTGCACCTAAATTCGTCACAGACATAAGCCTGCAGCAGGTCATCTGTAAGCCTAAAGTGTGGTAAGTCACTCTGCTGGGCCCCAAAATGGCTTCCTGTTGTAATTTCTATAGTGCACGAGAACCAGGTTTAGCTTTTCTTCTTGTACACACTCGTGTTGCAATTTTACAAAGATTCAACTTATggcatgaattaaaaaaaaagtaccagACAATAGTTGGGATACCTATTGTACGTATTTAACAGTGGAGATTTTATCTAATTAATTTCCTTTTGCACTctgtaaagatttaaaaaagacaCTGAGAGAATCTTTCATTCCCTTATTGCCTTCTATGCTTCTCTTCACCTGTCATTCCCAATAAAAGATAGTTATCCACCAATACTTTCAAAACTACCTAGTTTGAAAAATTTCAAACAATCTGTTGCTATTATGCTTTGTCATATTGCATCAAACCAGGTCTAGGTTATCTTGTGTTTAATGGGGAACCTCCAAATCTATCCTTTATACGTAAGGAGTATAAAGATTAAGATTAATGTATGTCACCTGTTCTCCATCATCTCTCGCACTGCCGCTACAGTTGGCCCAGCTCCAAGGTGTGTGTAGAATGGGCCCTCCTCCTTCTCAACGATTTgttctacaaataaaataacacaatgtGTTTATGAAAAATTCCTTCTAGTAACAGCGTTTGTCTTCTTTTAAAATCGATGTTTTACAGCTTACCTATACAGTCGCAGGAAGGGGgttccagtgttttttttgaGGGAGTGTTGATCAGATTCTTGGCTGAGGTGTCCAGAAACTTTAATGGAGATTCTAAATACCTTTCGAGAATGTGCTTGGTAGGAGTGTTTTCTCCACGACATTGTACGTCACCGTTTTCCATATGCTGACCTGACACGGACAAGACGGTCACAGAGCCGGATGTCTCAACTTTGTAATACCCGTTCTGATCAACGAAAGTCTGACGTGACTCACAGTTGAGACTGTTTGCTTTATGTTGCCTCCCTGGACTCGCTGATGGATCTGGCCTTTGAACATTAGGCATGGCACAGGGGGCTTGTGGTTTAGCACCATGATTCAACACACTGTAGGTTTTCGATAcctgagaaataaaatgttcttcaCATTCACGTCTCTGACCTTGAGTAGCACCTAGGTGACCATTAGTAAGActaagacaatgtccatttgGTTGACACTGATTGCCATGGCAGTGACCAAGACCTGTATGGTCTGTTTTGAAATGCTGAGTGTTCTGATTCCCCGAGCTCATGAGAGTCTGCAGGTCTAAGTGCTCTCTCTTGTGGGAGTTGCTGAAAGTAAAAAGTCGCCTATTTTCATTATTAGCATGTCCAAGGTATTTTTTCAAGTCTATTTGTGTCTGGGGCATAAAAGGATTCCTTTTGGAGTGCAATTTAGCCTTTTGTTGTAAGGCCTCCCTTTTACCCTTCATCTTGGGAGGTGCTTTGCCATTGGGTGATCTCTTAGCTAGTGGTATCCTGTGATTGCCTCCCTCAGTCTCAGTGGCTCTCTTTCTTGATAACTTTGGACATGACGAGGTtgattttgctttgctttgcctCTTTAAATGCTGCCCAATGGTGTGATGATTGTATTTTATGGCCTGAACTGACGTACCCTTGGGTGGACTGTTTTCATAAGATACTGGCTTGTGTTGTGATTCAATCATGAATGCAAGCTGCACCAACTGGGCAGCAACCTCCTCTTCATCTCTCCTCCTTGAACTGTGTGACCTATCAACatgtttaatctttttaaaagtgCCATCTATTCTCTCTGTTTTACAAAGTGCTTGACTTAATCTTCCATTCTCTTGGGTGTGCAAGGTTTTTTCACATTCTGAGCTAGCCTTTAAGAGATCGTGTAAAGACAGTTTGTTGGGGGTGGATGTGCTGCGGTGGCTGGAATTTTCTTGCCTGTTGAGCGGACTGCAAATAACAGATGTCTGATGCAACGATGAACTAATTACGGGGACTTTATTGGAAACAACCTCTGATACAGACTTAGCTTCTTGAAGAGGTATAGGCTTGCTTGATGCAAAATTCATGGACAATGTGCTTTCATTCTGCAGGTTCTGACCCTGATAATCTGTTTTGAAGGACACTGTTTCTGGGGTAGCTGCCAACTGGGTTAAGGCCTCAATAGCTATGGCCTGATCAATGCTTATGCTCCTATGCTCAACTAAAGACTGGATATTGggaaaagacagtgcaaacgaGTCTTTAAGATGAGGGTTATCACCCTCTCCTTGATTGTTAAAAGTCTGTTCTTTGTGTTTATGACTCCGAGATGGTTCCTCTTGTTCACTTTTAAAAGAACAGATATCGGAGGTTCGTGGACCAAACAGCTTCTCTTCCAAAGCCTTCCTATCGGTGATGGAGGAACATACTACAGTTGCTAGTGTAGACAAAGCATCTTCACAGTAGGCATTACTGCCTAAGTGGGATGTAAATTTTTCATCTGCCACCATGCTCTGCTCTTCCATTTTGATCTTTCCATTTTCCATCGGTTCAGGGAGTGCCTCGGGCGGCTGAATGCTGGTGAGCATGTTCAAGGTCCTTTGGGGCTCAGTCTGTGTTTTGGTGTGATCTGTAAGTTTCTCAGtgtttggttttacatgtttaGCACCACTGTGAGAGTCATGGTGAGTAGGATGGTCATGGTGGCTGACAGCAGGCCGGAAATCATTCTCAGCTGACATTGGTGCTGCTCCGTGCTGGAGTGGCGTGGGTGAGTCAGGTGGAGCAGAGTGTTCTTGAGATACATCACATGCCTCGTCCTCTGGCACCTCCTCCTCCATCTGCTCT harbors:
- the tet1 gene encoding methylcytosine dioxygenase tet3-A isoform X1, encoding MPYTVKRPKKVQPPLKQNVRKSKSFTEKRRAVNSSNPRTPTTQKRQVTRKPKAKKQATRVDQRRVIRKVTSKAIPGRASKTNKKFKVTESVRCTRSSQTQHGLFSDLPGRRRLFEGRRLSPIVLQELKTSRRRVVTKKTNKGQETREQDNMKNPELCDPKSDVQQNKPLVPDRGHSPFNAGSEEATVEEDRGSLVPNAAKVEEKTAEVTAELFESENNPGPIQNADKPNTEFSDLLVNPCESTIKVDFGCTLNTSDLTASTLSQSHDIETQITPQLSSQLDVFVVPPDSKSLKETATLQHTPDASQVPGGEYQCNLDLKTKDVNNVDVKTKDANDNDDEMYNKNEGALSLLSLSEGFYCSYLSSLDCESQTTAYYPPKLLSSSESTQSSFDTESEAGGSGPYPGPGILDASSNLEAELHQHLPHFQERREIKKRRRCGACVPCLRKINCGQCSCCLNRKTGHQICKLRKCVELKKRPHLISAEEVRCKDLSKPQKKNRVSKVESQGISVNGTRSEQMEEEVPEDEACDVSQEHSAPPDSPTPLQHGAAPMSAENDFRPAVSHHDHPTHHDSHSGAKHVKPNTEKLTDHTKTQTEPQRTLNMLTSIQPPEALPEPMENGKIKMEEQSMVADEKFTSHLGSNAYCEDALSTLATVVCSSITDRKALEEKLFGPRTSDICSFKSEQEEPSRSHKHKEQTFNNQGEGDNPHLKDSFALSFPNIQSLVEHRSISIDQAIAIEALTQLAATPETVSFKTDYQGQNLQNESTLSMNFASSKPIPLQEAKSVSEVVSNKVPVISSSLHQTSVICSPLNRQENSSHRSTSTPNKLSLHDLLKASSECEKTLHTQENGRLSQALCKTERIDGTFKKIKHVDRSHSSRRRDEEEVAAQLVQLAFMIESQHKPVSYENSPPKGTSVQAIKYNHHTIGQHLKRQSKAKSTSSCPKLSRKRATETEGGNHRIPLAKRSPNGKAPPKMKGKREALQQKAKLHSKRNPFMPQTQIDLKKYLGHANNENRRLFTFSNSHKREHLDLQTLMSSGNQNTQHFKTDHTGLGHCHGNQCQPNGHCLSLTNGHLGATQGQRRECEEHFISQVSKTYSVLNHGAKPQAPCAMPNVQRPDPSASPGRQHKANSLNCESRQTFVDQNGYYKVETSGSVTVLSVSGQHMENGDVQCRGENTPTKHILERYLESPLKFLDTSAKNLINTPSKKTLEPPSCDCIEQIVEKEEGPFYTHLGAGPTVAAVREMMENRYGEKGKAVRLEVVVYTGREGRSSQGCPIAKWVIRRGSEEEKLLCLVRQRAGHCCQNAVVVILILAWEGIPRSMADRLYQDLTNTLYKYGSPTSRRCALNEDRTCACQGLDPETCGASFSFGCSWSMYYNGCKFARSKVPRKFRLQGDYPEEEGRLENNLQNLATDVAPVYKRLAPEAYQNQVGQEKLGQDCRLGTTEGRPFSGVTACVDFCAHAHRDTQNMTNGSTVVCTLTKEDNRAVRNIPEDEQLHVLPLYKISETDEFGQVEGQTAKMETGALQVLSSFPREVRMLSEPVKSARKRRLEAKREREKQSRQEKKQVIQAKKKNEPLKGFKSTSPHFKMEPENYCPPMKVTPEKGMSFLNLISSSSVYSSTDCTPQVGPSEHTAALSPYSNCNLPAPPQYVTQKPYKNQQHTHGSLDTKSIGFSDYHFPVKTEPKEVHCFQGGASPRLLSPAQADGLHSRLNQVQPSLDNNYHHGPPTTLRPLTPEEVKAEEVWSDSEHNFLDGDIGGVAVAPSHGSILIECARHELHATTPVVRPNRSHPTRISLVFYQHKSLNTPGHGLLQWEAKMAEKAREREEQAERLGAEASNVGKSKAVMRDLEGEEEDVWQDEMEELKVPTRQSLTATRDNVITSSPYALTHVTGPYNCWT
- the tet1 gene encoding methylcytosine dioxygenase tet3 isoform X3, with the protein product MPYTVKRPKKVQPPLKQNVRKSKSFTEKRRAVNSSNPRTPTTQKRQVTRKPKAKKQATRVDQRRVIRKVTSKAIPGRASKTNKKFKVTESVRCTRSSQTQHGLFSDLPGRRRLFEGRRLSPIVLQELKTSRRRVVTKKTNKGQETREQDNMKNPELCDPKSDVQQNKPLVPDRGHSPFNAGSEEATVEEDRGSLVPNAAKVEEKTAEVTAELFESENNPGPIQNADKPNTEFSDLLVNPCESTIKVDFGCTLNTSDLTASTLSQSHDIETQITPQLSSQLDVFVVPPDSKSLKETATLQHTPDASQVPGGEYQCNLDLKTKDVNNVDVKTKDANDNDDEMYNKNEGALSLLSLSEGFYCSYLSSLDCESQTTAYYPPKLLSSSESTQSSFDTESEAGGSGPYPGPGILDASSNLEAELHQHLPHFQERREIKKRRRCGACVPCLRKINCGQCSCCLNRKTGHQICKLRKCVELKKRPHLISAEEVESQGISVNGTRSEQMEEEVPEDEACDVSQEHSAPPDSPTPLQHGAAPMSAENDFRPAVSHHDHPTHHDSHSGAKHVKPNTEKLTDHTKTQTEPQRTLNMLTSIQPPEALPEPMENGKIKMEEQSMVADEKFTSHLGSNAYCEDALSTLATVVCSSITDRKALEEKLFGPRTSDICSFKSEQEEPSRSHKHKEQTFNNQGEGDNPHLKDSFALSFPNIQSLVEHRSISIDQAIAIEALTQLAATPETVSFKTDYQGQNLQNESTLSMNFASSKPIPLQEAKSVSEVVSNKVPVISSSLHQTSVICSPLNRQENSSHRSTSTPNKLSLHDLLKASSECEKTLHTQENGRLSQALCKTERIDGTFKKIKHVDRSHSSRRRDEEEVAAQLVQLAFMIESQHKPVSYENSPPKGTSVQAIKYNHHTIGQHLKRQSKAKSTSSCPKLSRKRATETEGGNHRIPLAKRSPNGKAPPKMKGKREALQQKAKLHSKRNPFMPQTQIDLKKYLGHANNENRRLFTFSNSHKREHLDLQTLMSSGNQNTQHFKTDHTGLGHCHGNQCQPNGHCLSLTNGHLGATQGQRRECEEHFISQVSKTYSVLNHGAKPQAPCAMPNVQRPDPSASPGRQHKANSLNCESRQTFVDQNGYYKVETSGSVTVLSVSGQHMENGDVQCRGENTPTKHILERYLESPLKFLDTSAKNLINTPSKKTLEPPSCDCIEQIVEKEEGPFYTHLGAGPTVAAVREMMENRYGEKGKAVRLEVVVYTGREGRSSQGCPIAKWVIRRGSEEEKLLCLVRQRAGHCCQNAVVVILILAWEGIPRSMADRLYQDLTNTLYKYGSPTSRRCALNEDRTCACQGLDPETCGASFSFGCSWSMYYNGCKFARSKVPRKFRLQGDYPEEEGRLENNLQNLATDVAPVYKRLAPEAYQNQVGQEKLGQDCRLGTTEGRPFSGVTACVDFCAHAHRDTQNMTNGSTVVCTLTKEDNRAVRNIPEDEQLHVLPLYKISETDEFGQVEGQTAKMETGALQVLSSFPREVRMLSEPVKSARKRRLEAKREREKQSRQEKKQVIQAKKKNEPLKGFKSTSPHFKMEPENYCPPMKVTPEKGMSFLNLISSSSVYSSTDCTPQVGPSEHTAALSPYSNCNLPAPPQYVTQKPYKNQQHTHGSLDTKSIGFSDYHFPVKTEPKEVHCFQGGASPRLLSPAQADGLHSRLNQVQPSLDNNYHHGPPTTLRPLTPEEVKAEEVWSDSEHNFLDGDIGGVAVAPSHGSILIECARHELHATTPVVRPNRSHPTRISLVFYQHKSLNTPGHGLLQWEAKMAEKAREREEQAERLGAEASNVGKSKAVMRDLEGEEEDVWQDEMEELKVPTRQSLTATRDNVITSSPYALTHVTGPYNCWT